The Edwardsiella tarda ATCC 15947 = NBRC 105688 region GGCCAGCAACATACAGGAGGCGGGGGCCTCCCCGCTAACGGCCGCAATTTCGAGGGGCGGCGCGGGAAGGCGACAAGGCGACGCACAGAAACCACTGCGCCGCACATCCTTCTCCAGACGTGCCAGTAATGCCTCCCCCTCCGCGTTACGCTGCTGCTCGCGCTGTGCGGACAGCCCCTGACGTCGTAGCTCGCCGACCAGACGTAACGCCGCCGATAACACCAGCGCCCCGAGGGTAAGCGATAACATCAACGATAAGAGACTCATTCCCCGCTGGCGTTGCAAGGCGCCAGCGATGGCAAACCGTG contains the following coding sequences:
- a CDS encoding peptidase, with protein sequence MRRARFAIAGALQRQRGMSLLSLMLSLTLGALVLSAALRLVGELRRQGLSAQREQQRNAEGEALLARLEKDVRRSGFCASPCRLPAPPLEIAAVSGEAPASCMLLAYDEDGDGRVVHAERVGWRLRQAALETRRGVTSCQGGGWERVSDQGRWRVNSLVFRPLPMGIAITLALTERDRRDPIWQRQVWLVTPNLAAGRGR